A single Botrytis cinerea B05.10 chromosome 1, complete sequence DNA region contains:
- the Bcass1 gene encoding Bcass1: MAKDKVCLAYSGGLDTSCILAWLIEKGYDVVCFMADVGQEEDFEAAKAKAMKIGAVACYVEDLKREFVDELCFPAVQCNAIYENVYLLGTSLARPVIARAQITVAQKEGCIAVSHGCTGKGNDQVRFELAFYALQPTIKVIAPWRLPEFYERFAGRNDLLEYAAKAGIPVSSTKAKPWSMDENLAHCSYEAGILEDPDVTPPEDMWKLTVDPLKAPDQPEDFTLVFEKGLPKKLITNGKTITDSVELFLESNAIARRHGVGRIDIVENRFIGLKSRGCYETPGLTCLRSAHVDLEGLVMDREVRALRDQFVTYNYSKILYNGLYFSPEREFIEESIVASQKNVNGQVRCRVYKGTFSVLGRSSETEKLYDASESSMDEIGSFAPADTTGFISVQSIRLKKYGEAKAAAGERL; encoded by the exons atgGCAAAGGATAAG GTCTGTCTCGCCTACAGTGGTGGTTTGGATACCAGCTGTATCTTGGCTTGGTTGATTGAGAAGGGATATGATGTTGTCTGCTTCATGGCCGATGTCGGCCAAGAGG AGGACTTCGAAGCTGCCAAAGCTAAGGCTATGAAGATTGGAGCTGTTGCATGCTACgttgaggatttgaagag AGAATTCGTTGACGAACTTTGCTTCCCTGCCGTCCAATGCAACGCCATCTACGAGAACGTATACTTGTTGG GTACATCTCTTGCCCGTCCAGTCATTGCTCGTGCACAAATCACAGTCGCCCAAAAGGAAGGATGTATTGCTGTATCTCACGGTTGCACTGGAAAGGGTAACGACCAAGTTCGATTCGAACTCGCATTCTATGCTCTTCAACCAACCATTAAAGTCATTGCCCCATGGCGTCTACCAGAATTCTACGAGCGTTTCGCAGGCCGCAACGATCTTCTCGAGTATGCTGCTAAGGCAGGCATTCCAGTCAGCAGCACAAAGGCAAAGCCATGGAGTATGGACGAGAACTTGGCACACTGCAGTTACGAAGCTGGTATCTTGGAGGATCCAGATGTCACCCCTCCAGAGGATATGTGGAAGTTGACTGTTGATCCATTGAAGGCTCCTGATCAGCCAGAAGACTTCACTCTCGTTTTCGAGAAGGGTCTCCCAAAGAAGCTCATCACAAATGGCAAGACCATCACTGATTCAGTCGAGCTCTTCCTCGAATCCAACGCCATTGCTCGTCGTCACGGTGTTGGACGTATCGATATCGTTGAGAATCGTTTCATCGGTCTCAAGTCCCGTGGATGTTATGAAACTCCTGGTCTCACATGTCTCCGCTCCGCCCACGTTGATCTCGAAGGTTTGGTTATGGACCGTGAAGTCCGTGCTCTTCGTGACCAATTCGTCACCTACAACTACTCTAAGATCCTTTACAATGGTCTTTACTTCTCTCCTGAGCGTGAGTTCATCGAGGAATCTATCGTTGCTTCCCAGAAGAATGTCAATGGACAAGTCAGATGCCGTGTGTACAAGGGTACCTTCAGTGTCTTGGGTCGTTCCTCAGAGACCGAGAAGTTGTACGATGCAAGCGAGAGTTCAATGGACGAAATTGGTTCATTCGCTCCTGCGGATACTACTGGTTTCATCAGCGTTCAATCTATCAGATTGAAGAAGTATGGTGAGGCTAAGGCAGCTGCTGGTGAAAGACTATAG
- the BctubA gene encoding BctubA, with product MREIVHLQTGQCGNQIGAAFWQTISGEHGLDGSGVYNGTSDLQLERMNVYFNEASGNKYVPRAVLVDLEPGTMDAVRAGPFGQLFRPDNFVFGQSGAGNNWAKGHYTEGAELVDQVLDVVRREAEGCDCLQGFQITHSLGGGTGAGMGTLLISKIREEFPDRMMATFSVVPSPKVSDTVVEPYNATLSVHQLVENSDATFCIDNEALYDICMRTLKLSNPSYGDLNHLVSAVMSGVTTCLRFPGQLNSDLRKLAVNMVPFPRLHFFMVGFAPLTSRGAHSFRAVTVPELTQQMYDPKNMMAASDFRNGRYLTCSAIFRGKVSMKEVEDQMRNVQNKNSSYFVEWIPNNVQTALCSIPPRGLKMSSTFVGNSTSIQELFKRVGDQFTAMFRRKAFLHWYTGEGMDEMEFTEAESNMNDLVSEYQQYQDASISEGEEEYEEEVPIEGEE from the exons ATGCGTGAGATT GTCCATCTTCAAACCGGCCAATGT GGTAACCAAATTGGTGCTGCTTTCTG GCAAACTATCTCTGGCGAGCACGGTCTTGACGGTTCCGGTGT CTATAATGGTACATCCGATCTCCAACTTGAGCGTATGAACGTCTACTTCAACGAg GCTTCTGGCAACAAGTATGTTCCCCGTGCCGTCCTCGTCGATTTGGAGCCAGGTACCATGGATGCTGTCCGTGCCGGTCCTTTCGGTCAACTCTTCCGTCCCGACAACTTCGTTTTCGGTCAATCTGGTGCTGGTAACAACTGGGCTAAGGGTCATTACACTGAGGGTGCTGAGCTTGTCGACCAAGTTCTTGATGTTGTCCGTCGTGAAGCTGAAGGCTGTGACTGCCTTCAAGGATTCCAAATTACCCACTCTCTCGGTGGTGGAACTGGTGCCGGTATGGGTACGCTTTTGATCTCCAAGATCCGCGAGGAGTTCCCAGATCGTATGATGGCTACCTTCTCCGTCGTCCCATCGCCAAAGGTTTCCGATACCGTTGTCGAGCCATATAACGCAACTCTCTCTGTCCATCAATTGGTTGAGAACTCTGACGCGACCTTCTGTATCGATAACGAGGCTCTTTACGATATTTGCATGAGAACCTTGAAGCTCAGCAACCCATCTTACGGAGATCTTAACCACTTGGTTTCCGCCGTCATGTCCGGTGTTACCACCTGTCTCCGTTTCCCTGGTCAACTTAACTCAGATCTCCGAAAGTTGGCTGTTAACATGGTTCCATTCCCCCgtctccatttcttcatGGTTGGATTTGCTCCTTTGACCAGTCGTGGCGCACACTCTTTCCGTGCTGTCACCGTTCCAGAGTTGACTCAACAAATGTACGACCCTAAGAACATGATGGCCGCTTCCGATTTCCGTAACGGTCGTTACTTGACATGCTCTGCCATTTT CCGTGGTAAGGTTTCCATGAAGGAGGTTGAGGACCAAATGCGCAACGTCCAAAACAAGAACTCATCCTACTTCGTTGAGTGGATCCCTAACAACGTCCAAACCGCCCTTTGCTCCATTCCTCCCCGTGGTCTCAAGATGTCCTCCACCTTCGTTGGTAACTCGACATCCATCCAAGAACTTTTCAAGCGTGTCGGTGATCAATTCACTGCTATGTTCAGAAGAAAGGCTTTCTTGCATTGGTACACTGGTGAAGGTATGGACGAGATGGAGTTCACTGAGGCTGAGTCCAACATGAACGATTTGGTTTCCGAGTATCAACAATACCAGGATGCCTCGATCTctgagggagaggaggagtaCGAAGAGGAGGTCCCAATTGAGGGCGAGGAATAG